The Haloplanus natans DSM 17983 DNA segment TCGGGCGTGGCGTCGGGGCCGACGGCGATGCCACACTTCATCGCGCCCTCCTCGCGGATGGCGGTGACGAGGTCACGGGTGTCGAGGTGGTCGATGGCGGGAACGGCCTCCTCGTGCAGCCACTCGACGACGTCCTCGGTGAACTCGCGGGCGATGGCGGCGCGGGGGTGAATGCGATCGGACTCGAATCGCTCGGATCGGACGCCGTAGTTGCCGATGAGGGGGTACGAGAAGGTGAGGACCTGCTCCTCGTAGGAGGGGTCGGTCAGACTCTCTTCGTATCCGGTGTACGCGGTCGTAAAGACCAGTTCGCCACGCGTCCGACCCGGAACACGACCGCGTGCCTCGACGACACGGCCGTCTTCTAGGGCTAGGTAGGCGTCCGACATTACGAGAAACACAGTCATCCGCGGCCATTAAGCCTTCCTTTCGAAGTGAGGTTACGAATTTCGTAATCGGTAAGTCGCTTCCGGCGGTACTCGGGGTATGGACGACCTGGACCGACGGATTCTGAGCATCCTCCGGCGGGATTCACGCACGCCGTATACGGAGATCGCGGACCGCGTCGGCACGTCGGAGGGGACGGTCCGTAACCGCGTCGAGCGACTCGTCGACGAGGGGACCATCGAGCGCTTCACGGTGGCGACACGCACCGGGAACGTCAAGGCGATGATCGAGGTGTCCGTCGCCGTCGACGTGGACACCACCGACGTGTCGGCGCGGATGGCCGAGTGGAGCGAGGTCGACTTCGTCTGGCAGGTCTCGGGCGAGGCGGACATCGTCATGGTCGTCGACGCCGCCGACACCGGCGCGGTGAACGACCTCATCACCAAAGCGCGGGATTTGGACGAGGTGCAGAACACGAAGACGCGACTGATTCTGGACGAGCAGTTGGGGTGACGACGCGCTCACGCCTCCTGCAGGAGGCGTCCGACAGCGGTCGCCGCCTCCTCGAAGGCGGTGACGTCCATGTCGTCGGTGGTGACGAGGACGCCGGCGTCGCCCCGGATGACACGGGCGACGAACCCGTCGGCGTGAACGCGGACGGTGAACTCGTAGGGACCGATGTCGGAGCCGCCCGCGTCGCCAGCGAGGGCCGTCCGAACCGGTATCTCGGCGAACCCGGTTCGCTCGAAATCGACCAGTTGCGACTTCGCTTCGGCCGTCCGCTCGGCCGTCTCGTAGAGGTCCCGTCGGGTGTACAGGACGTCGAACGCCGACGGGGTGAAGTAGACGACGCTGCGGAGCGAATCACCGAGGGTCGTTCGCGCGGCGCGGACGAGGTGGTCGGCCGTCTCGGCACCTACTGATGTTTCGAATGACATTTTCACGTCCCGCTTTGGCGTTACGCTGGCTCAACGGTTTCGGTGAGAGCGGCCGAAACCGTCATCCGTAAACCGACGCTCCGCGGATACGGGGGTATGAGCGACTCCGACGTACTCGATGCCGACCTCTACCGGCGGACGAAGGCGCTGCTCGAACCCGGCGACATCGATCTCGCGGGCGCCATCGTCCACACCGACCTCTCGGGACGGGAGGACCTCGAAATGCACGAACTGACGGTCGAACTCAACGAGGTCATCGCTGCCCACGCGGACACGGGCGAGGCGTACATCCACGCCGGCAACGACGATCCGAACTTCTCCTCGAACCAGTTCCAGGGGCGGACCGTCGAGGACGACGCGTTCGTCTGGGAGTGTCAGCAGCTCCTTCGGGAGGGGACCTTCGACATCGTGTTCTACTACGAGGCCGACCTCGATCAGGACGCCCTCGTTTCGGCGATCCGGGACCGCGGATACGACGTGACGAGCGTCGTCCTCGACGCGGACGACGAAATGACCGTCGACGGATAACACGCGCCGTGACGGGGGTTTTCAACGGGCGAAAGACGACGGGACGTTTAAGACCCCGCACCCAAGAGTGCAGGTATGAACGGGGCCCACAGGGTCCGCCGGACGCCCCCGGCAACGGGGTGGCGGCGACATTGGAAGGGTTTAGGTGGAACAGGGACGAAAGGCGAGATGTCCCGAGGAACGTAACAGACGTGTCATCGGGTGATCAACTGTGACGACGGGTGTCATCAACGGAGTAACGGTCTCCCACCAGCGGGCGACCGTCGACGAAATCGAGTCGGCCGGCGCGGCGGACGAGGAGACGGCCGTCCGCGACCTGCTGACTCGCGAGGGGGTCGACGAGGCGTTCGCCCTCCAGACCTGTAACCGGGCGGAGGCATACGTCGTCACGGAGTCGGTCGCCGACGGGCGGGCAGCGCTCGCCGACTTCGCCCCCGAGGTTCGGGACGGGGCGGTCCACGAGATGGATCACGAGGCCAGCCTCCGCCATCTGATGTGTGTCGCGGCGGGCCTCGAATCACTCGTCCTCGGCGAGGATCAGATCATCGGCCAGTTCCGCCGGGCGTTCGAGACGGCGCGGGGCGCCGGCGGCGTCGGCGGCGTCCTCGACCCGGCGCTAACGAAGGCGCTGCACGTCGGCGAGCGCGCACGGACGGAGACGGGGATCAACGAGGGCGTGGTGTCGCTGGGGAGCGCCGCGGTCGAACTCGCCGACCAGGAGTGTGACCTGGCGGACGCGACGGCACTCGTCGTCGGCGCGGGCGAGATGGGACGCATCGCCGCGCAGGCGTTCGACGACACGGGCGTCTCGACGCTCGTCGTCGCCAACCGGACGGTTCCCCACGCCACCCATCTCGCGGACGAGGTGGAGACGACGGCGCGTGGCGTTCCCCTCGACGTCATCCCCGCCGCCGCCGAACGGGCGGACGTGCTCGTCACGGCCACCAACAGTCCCGATCCGATCGTCGACCGGACGACACTCGCCGACGCCGGGCGGACGCTCGTCATCGACCTCGCTCAGCCCCGGGATGTCGATCCGAGAGTGGCCGACCTCGACGGGGTCGACACCTACGACATCGACTCGCTGGAGGCCATCACCGACCGGACGCGGGCCCAACGGCGCGACGCGGCCGACGCGGTCGAACGGATGATCGACGAGGAACTCGACCGGCTACTCGACTCGTTCAAGCGCCGGCAGGCCGACACGGCCATCAGCGCGATGTACGAGAGCGCCGAGATGGTCAAGGAACGGGAACTCCGGACGGCCATCTCCCGGCTGGAGTCACAGGGCGAGTTGACCGACGAACAGCGGGAGACGGTGGCGTCGCTGGCCGACGCGCTCGTCGGGCAGTTGCTCGCGGCGCCGACCAAGAGCCTCCGCGACGCCGCCGCGGAGGACGACTGGACGACGATTCAGACCGCGCTCGGTCTGTTCGACCCCGAGTTCGGCGGCGAGAAGTCGGCGCCGCCGACGGCCGAACGACCCCGCGAGGCGCCCGACGACGCCGACGGCATCCCACAGCACGTCCTCGACAAACTCGGCGACGAGTAATACGGTTTAGTGTAACTGTTTACCGGTGGGTCGCCAGGACTGGTCGGCGACCCACCGGTAATGACTTACACTAAACCGTATAAGGCCCCAACCGTTATTCTCCGGGCGACCGATCGTTCGGGCATGCCCAACAGACTCGACGACGACGAGATCGAGCGACAGCTTCCCGACGGCTGGGAGCGCGACGGCGACGAAATCGTCCGTGTCTACCAGTTCGACGACTACCTCGACGGCGTCACCTTCGCCACCCGCGTCGGCGAAGTCGCCGACGAGGAGTTCCACCACCCCGAAATCCGCATCCGCTACGACGAGGTCGAAGTCCGGCTGACGAGCCACGAAGCGGGCGGGATCACCGATACGGACGTGCGGCTGGCGAACCTGTTCGACGACGAACGCCGATGACCGCCGCGTACGTCTTCCGGGTGACGTTTCGCCTCCACACCGCAGGCGTGACTGCCGACCCCGAGCGCTTCGAGACGGTCGTCACGAAACCCGCGGCCGACCCGGGGACGGAAGGATGGCTGTTCTTCCGAGACGAACTGTGGCGCGGCGAGGTGAACGACGGGGCGCACCTGCGGTCGCTGGCCGAGGACTGGCTCGGCGTCCCGGTCGAGTCGGTGACGTTCAGCGAGTTACGGATCGACGAGGGATCGCTCGACGCGCTGCGGGACGAAATCGAAACAGTCGACGAGTTCGACGACCCGCCGACATCGGTGCTACACACCCACCTCGGCAGTTCGATTCGGGTGGACGGATAGTCGGCCGGGGGCGGAAAACACTTGTCCGCGCCGCGCGTACCTGATACCGAATGGTCGCACACGCCTACGACTTCTGGCTGTTCGACCTCGACGGAACCCTCGTCGACGTTGACCCGGACTACGCGGACGCGGTGTTCGACCGCGTCGGCGACCGACTCGGTCGAACCTTCTCCGATCGCGAGGTCGAGGTCCTCTGGCACGGGCTGTCGGGGGAGCGCACCCCACAGCTACGCGAGTGGGGTATCGACCCCGAGACGTTCTGGGCCGCCCTCCACGAGGCCGAAGATCCCGAAGCCCGCGCCGCGGCAACCTACCTCCACGACGACGCCGACTTCGTCGCCGACCTCGACCGCCCCGTCGGCCTGGTCACTCACTGCCAGGAGTATCTGGTCGATCCGGTGCTCGACCACCTGGACATCCGCGACTGGTTCGATACGGTCGTCTCCTGTACCCACGACGTGGGCTGGAAGCCCGACCCCGCGCCGGTGTATCTCGCCATGTCCGACCTGACCGTCGATACGGACGCCGACGGCGTCCTCGCCGGCGACGGACCGAACGACATCGGCGCGGCGTGGAACGCCGGCCTCGACGGCGTCCACGTCGAACGCCACGACCCCTACCGGCGCGGCCGCTGTGTACTCGGCGACTACCGCGTGCGCTCGTTCGACGAACTGCGGGCGGCGGAGCGGCCGACGGCGGCGGGCGACTAATCCCGGACGAGGACGACGCCGTCGCCGGTGACGGCGAGTTCGCAGTCGGCGTAGACGAAGCGAACCTGAACCGCGTCCCGCTTTCGCCCGTCGGCGCGATGGACGAGCAACGACAGCGCGTCGGCATCGATGGACTCGTACAGCGGCGGGAACTCCGTGGCGTCCCGGCCGGTGTACGCCTCGACGGCGGTGACGATGACCGTCGCCAGATCGTCGGCCTCGGCCCGGCGGTAGCGGCCGATAGGGACCCACTGTCCGGCATCGGTATCGCCGTCGTTGCGGGTCGCTACGCGGGGCGCCGGTTCGACGACCGACGACGAGTCGACGGTGACGGTCAGCACTCGGTCGAACAGGTCGTCGAACGGCTCGGCCGACCCTTTCCGGACGTACTCCGTCCGCGAGTCACGGAGGACGGGGTCGAGGGCGTCGTAGGTCGTGGAGGTGAACAGCACGACCGGCAGATCGGGGAACGTGGTCGCCACGCGCGTGACGAACGGCTCACCGTCGGCAGCCCGGAACGAATCGCTGACGAGACAGTCGACGTCGTGAGTCGACAGCATCTCCAATCCGGTTTGCGGGTCGGAGGCTGTCAGCCAGTCGAGTTCGTCGCGGACGTCGGCCCAATCGCTCGACACGTCGAGCATGGCCGGGTCGTCGTCCACGTGCAAGACGGTACGCTTGGAAGACACGAACCCACGCTTGGCGGCGGGATTACAAATAATCTCGGGCGCCGTATCACAGGAGACACCGGGAGCGTGCGCTGGAGCAGGTCGACTCGCCGACCGGCGTACGCCCGTCTCAGGAGTCGACGCCGGCGAGCGACGCCGTCACGTCGTCGAGGCGGGCGTCGAGGACAGCCCGGAGCGCCGCGACGCCCGGCTTCCCCGTCCGGTCGGGGTTGGCCAGCACGCGAACCGACTCGACCCCGAGGGGGACGAACCCGCAGTCGAGACGTTCGGCCGTCGCCCGGAGGCCGATACCGGCGTCGACCGCGCCCGCGAGTACCTTCCGCGCCGGGCTCTCGATCCCCTTGACCGTCAGGTCGTAGCCGTCGACGGCGTCGGTCAGGTCGCGGCGGTCGAGCCCCCGCTCCGCCGCGAGGGCGTCGAGTTCGGCGTCGAAGCTGGCTCGCAGCCCCGAATCGCGGGCGCGGTTGACGACGCGCAGGTCGCAGTCGACCAGGTCCGCCAGCCCGTCGATCCCTTCGGGGTTGCCCGCGGGGACGACGAGGCCCCACTCGCGGGTCCAGCCGCCGAGGTCGACCGCGTCAACCTCGCGGTCGGTGGGTCCCGAGACGACGGCCACGTCGGGCACGCCGTCGCGCAGGCGGCGGCGACCCTCGCGGCTCCCCACGTCGAGATAGCGGGGACGCTCGACGCCGTCGAGCAGGCGGGAGAGCGCGGGGTCGTCTTCGCCGACGCCGAGGAGGGTCGGGGCACGAACGTCGGGCGAGAAGAGTTGCACCGTCACTGCCTCGCCCGCGGCGAGATACTCCGTGTCGGCGTCCACCTCGACGACGCCGTCGGCCTCGACGAGGCTCGTCGTCGCGCCGCTGCCCTTGTCGACGGGGTAGACGAGGGTGTCGCCGGCGGCGTCCTCGACGAGGCCGACGGGCATGAGCCGCGTCCGGCCCTCGCTGTACCGCTCCTGAACCGCCATCTGCCCGTCGACGGTCGCCGTCCCCGAGGCGGGGAGGCCGGCCGCGGACCGGACCGCCGGCGCGACGAAGGTGCGGAAGATGGTGAGCGCGGAGACCGGATACCCGGGGAGGCCGACGTACGCGGAGTCGCCGAGACGACCGATCAGCATTGGCTTGCCCGGCTTGACCGAGACGCCGTGCAGGAGGAGGTCGCCCCGCTCCTCGATGACCCGATAGATCACGTCCACCGCGCTCGCGGAGGTCGACCCCGAGGAGAGCACGAGGTCACACTCCTCGGCGGCCTCGACGAGCAGTCGCGCCATCTCGTCGTAGTCGTCGCCAGCGTGGGGGTAGAGGACGGCCTCGCCGCCCGCCTCCTCGACGCCCGCGGCGATGGTGTAGGAGTTCACGTCGTAGATCTGTCCGGCAGCGCTGTTCAGCGCCTCACCGGGGCGGACGAGTTCGTCGCCGGTGGAGACGATACCCACCGTCGGTTTCCCGCGGACGGGCACCGCGTCGACGCCGAGTGCCGACAGCAGACCGATCTCCCGGGCGGTGAGGGGGGTTCCGGGGCCGAGCGCCCGCGATCCCGCGGCCACGTCGGTGCCCGCGACCATCACGGCGTCGCCGGGGGCGACCGAGGTGCGGATGGCGACCCCGTCTCCCGTCTCGTCGGTTCGCTCGACCATCACGACGGCGT contains these protein-coding regions:
- the hemA gene encoding glutamyl-tRNA reductase; translation: MTTGVINGVTVSHQRATVDEIESAGAADEETAVRDLLTREGVDEAFALQTCNRAEAYVVTESVADGRAALADFAPEVRDGAVHEMDHEASLRHLMCVAAGLESLVLGEDQIIGQFRRAFETARGAGGVGGVLDPALTKALHVGERARTETGINEGVVSLGSAAVELADQECDLADATALVVGAGEMGRIAAQAFDDTGVSTLVVANRTVPHATHLADEVETTARGVPLDVIPAAAERADVLVTATNSPDPIVDRTTLADAGRTLVIDLAQPRDVDPRVADLDGVDTYDIDSLEAITDRTRAQRRDAADAVERMIDEELDRLLDSFKRRQADTAISAMYESAEMVKERELRTAISRLESQGELTDEQRETVASLADALVGQLLAAPTKSLRDAAAEDDWTTIQTALGLFDPEFGGEKSAPPTAERPREAPDDADGIPQHVLDKLGDE
- a CDS encoding DUF5778 family protein, whose product is MSDSDVLDADLYRRTKALLEPGDIDLAGAIVHTDLSGREDLEMHELTVELNEVIAAHADTGEAYIHAGNDDPNFSSNQFQGRTVEDDAFVWECQQLLREGTFDIVFYYEADLDQDALVSAIRDRGYDVTSVVLDADDEMTVDG
- a CDS encoding HAD family hydrolase, with translation MVAHAYDFWLFDLDGTLVDVDPDYADAVFDRVGDRLGRTFSDREVEVLWHGLSGERTPQLREWGIDPETFWAALHEAEDPEARAAATYLHDDADFVADLDRPVGLVTHCQEYLVDPVLDHLDIRDWFDTVVSCTHDVGWKPDPAPVYLAMSDLTVDTDADGVLAGDGPNDIGAAWNAGLDGVHVERHDPYRRGRCVLGDYRVRSFDELRAAERPTAAGD
- a CDS encoding DUF7522 family protein, with protein sequence MSFETSVGAETADHLVRAARTTLGDSLRSVVYFTPSAFDVLYTRRDLYETAERTAEAKSQLVDFERTGFAEIPVRTALAGDAGGSDIGPYEFTVRVHADGFVARVIRGDAGVLVTTDDMDVTAFEEAATAVGRLLQEA
- a CDS encoding 4a-hydroxytetrahydrobiopterin dehydratase, encoding MPNRLDDDEIERQLPDGWERDGDEIVRVYQFDDYLDGVTFATRVGEVADEEFHHPEIRIRYDEVEVRLTSHEAGGITDTDVRLANLFDDERR
- a CDS encoding HalOD1 output domain-containing protein, which codes for MDDDPAMLDVSSDWADVRDELDWLTASDPQTGLEMLSTHDVDCLVSDSFRAADGEPFVTRVATTFPDLPVVLFTSTTYDALDPVLRDSRTEYVRKGSAEPFDDLFDRVLTVTVDSSSVVEPAPRVATRNDGDTDAGQWVPIGRYRRAEADDLATVIVTAVEAYTGRDATEFPPLYESIDADALSLLVHRADGRKRDAVQVRFVYADCELAVTGDGVVLVRD
- a CDS encoding Lrp/AsnC family transcriptional regulator, translated to MDDLDRRILSILRRDSRTPYTEIADRVGTSEGTVRNRVERLVDEGTIERFTVATRTGNVKAMIEVSVAVDVDTTDVSARMAEWSEVDFVWQVSGEADIVMVVDAADTGAVNDLITKARDLDEVQNTKTRLILDEQLG
- a CDS encoding molybdopterin biosynthesis protein — protein: MSSRKQFRDLRPPSEAHEAIESLDLTPEPETVPLDEARGRVLADRIDAELDVPGFDRASVDGYAVRARDTFGADEADPVVLETVGTVHAGAEPDVAVAEGTCAEISTGAVMPDGADAVVMVERTDETGDGVAIRTSVAPGDAVMVAGTDVAAGSRALGPGTPLTAREIGLLSALGVDAVPVRGKPTVGIVSTGDELVRPGEALNSAAGQIYDVNSYTIAAGVEEAGGEAVLYPHAGDDYDEMARLLVEAAEECDLVLSSGSTSASAVDVIYRVIEERGDLLLHGVSVKPGKPMLIGRLGDSAYVGLPGYPVSALTIFRTFVAPAVRSAAGLPASGTATVDGQMAVQERYSEGRTRLMPVGLVEDAAGDTLVYPVDKGSGATTSLVEADGVVEVDADTEYLAAGEAVTVQLFSPDVRAPTLLGVGEDDPALSRLLDGVERPRYLDVGSREGRRRLRDGVPDVAVVSGPTDREVDAVDLGGWTREWGLVVPAGNPEGIDGLADLVDCDLRVVNRARDSGLRASFDAELDALAAERGLDRRDLTDAVDGYDLTVKGIESPARKVLAGAVDAGIGLRATAERLDCGFVPLGVESVRVLANPDRTGKPGVAALRAVLDARLDDVTASLAGVDS
- the lwrS gene encoding LWR-salt protein — protein: MTAAYVFRVTFRLHTAGVTADPERFETVVTKPAADPGTEGWLFFRDELWRGEVNDGAHLRSLAEDWLGVPVESVTFSELRIDEGSLDALRDEIETVDEFDDPPTSVLHTHLGSSIRVDG